A single genomic interval of Anthonomus grandis grandis chromosome 17, icAntGran1.3, whole genome shotgun sequence harbors:
- the LOC126746321 gene encoding uncharacterized protein LOC126746321 — protein MNSPSTRNRERILEAIDQLRKRKARPDITRICNYLFRRFHINSAEAKSDLEWCVAHNVVLKVEYKGNISYRNAAKKWAQMRNRLDNNQHSPANNANSIAASKLAVSKNFMELLTNVFGELVVEEPDYLEIGVPPREIIENILSKDSVRYTRNYIAILLIKEVERGNLLKLENGNFLLGPCCADGKRTWTPKEPERKMITSSTSQTSRSAGGEYEAELNEYRHFRGEGSGHAISVQTEREESPPCGALVKPKKRMIAKVQQEKMLLEHRRRQQLQQQRQGAGDSGESAASGNLRYGGRRKKAKKVFDPSDNNIPKKRGRPAGSLNRATIEKQLSFNKRDDDSRPSSRTSSGSRDHGGVCSVCHTQSRKGPNDRMVSCRECSNKAHFGCLNGDDMMLRMYPDNTWQCPHCKTCVVCYETSDAGNLIVCSVCADGYHPGCHQPRVTEKIKNGQRWLCFNCQVTDKMKPKDIHIGESIGHEIKLSDENVDKEISSQSNSGRSSPYDSTTPASPTPPESPKRKRHYESSDRDQNSDSNSVKYSESEEIDPAIPDATHWTADEVYQYFARYFPEDAKVFKEQEIDGRSLLLLKRLDVLSSLNLKLGPALKIYRHVTMLQVRRDDRRLYWL, from the exons ATGAATTCTCCGTCGACCCGTAACCGGGAACGTATCCTGGAAGCGATCGACCAATTAAGAAAACGTAAAGCCCGCCCGGACATCACCCGCATATGCAACTATCTCTTTCGTCGTTTCCACATCAATTCAGCGGAAGCGAAATCCGATCTGGAGTGGTGCGTGGCCCATAACGTGGTCCTCAAGGTCGAATACAAGGGCAACATCAGCTACAGGAACGCGGCGAAAAAATGGGCGCAAATGCGTAACCGTTTGGATAACAATCAGCACTCGCCGGCGAACAATGCGAACAGCATCGCGGCCAGTAAACTGGCCGTCAGCAAAAACTTCATGGAACTGTTGACGAACGTCTTTGGCGAACTGGTGGTCGAGGAGCCCGACTATTTAGAAATCGGGGTCCCACCCAGAGAGATCATCGAGAACATCCTCTCGAAAGATAGCGTCCGTTACACGCGTAACTACATCGCGATCCTGCTGATCAAAGAGGTGGAGCGGGGCAACCTGTTGAAACTGGAAAACGGGAATTTCCTGTTAGGGCCGTGCTGCGCGGACGGCAAACGCACCTGGACCCCCAAAGAGCCCGAACGTAAAATGATCACCTCGAGCACCTCGCAGACCTCACGGTCGGCGGGGGGCGAGTACGAGGCGGAATTAAACGAGTATCGGCATTTCCGGGGCGAGGGTAGCGGACACGCGATAAGCGTGCAAACGGAGCGGGAGGAATCGCCGCCGTGCGGGGCCCTCGTCAAACCGAAGAAACGGATGATCGCGAAGGTGCAACAGGAGAAAATGCTGCTCGAGCACCGTCGGCGACAGCAGCTGCAGCAGCAGCGGCAGGGCGCGGGAGATTCCGGCGAGTCTGCCGCTAGCGGGAATTTACGGTACGGCGGTAGACGTAAG AAGGCCAAAAAAGTGTTTGACCCTTCGGACAACAATATCCCCAAGAAAAGGGGAAGACCCGCTGGTTCTCTTAACAGGGCCACCATCGAGAAACAATTAAGCTTCAATAAAAGAGACGACGACTCCAGGCCGAGCTCTAGAACCTCCTCGGGCAGCAGAGACCACGGGGGAGTATGTTCCGTTTGTCACACACAAAGCAGAAAAGGTCCCAACGATCGGATGGTCTCTTGCAGGGAATGTAGCAATAAAG CACACTTTGGTTGCCTTAACGGTGACGACATGATGCTCCGCATGTACCCGGATAACACTTGGCAATGTCCCCACTGTAAGACTTGCGTCGTATGTTATGAGACTTCTGATGCA GGAAATTTGATAGTGTGTTCGGTGTGCGCGGACGGTTACCATCCGGGTTGTCATCAGCCCCGGGTAactgagaaaataaaaaatggccaaCGGTGGTTGTGCTTCAATTGTCAAGTGACCGACAAGATGAAACCCAAGGATATTCATATCGGGGAATCGATAGGGCACGAGATCAAGTTGAGCGATGAGAATG tGGACAAAGAAATCTCGTCACAGTCGAACTCGGGACGTTCCTCGCCGTACGACTCGACCACGCCGGCGAGTCCCACGCCACCGGAAAGCCCCAAGAGGAAACGCCACTACGAATCCTCCGATCGCGATCAGAACTCGGATTCGAACAGCGTAAAGTACTCGGAAAGCGAGGAAATCGATCCTGCGATCCCCGACGCGACCCATTGGACCGCCGACGAGGTTTATCAGTACTTCGCAAGGTACTTTCCGGAGGACGCGAAGGTCTTTAAGGAACAA GAAATCGACGGTCGTTCCTTGCTACTATTAAAAAGGCTGGACGTGTTGTCCAGTTTAAACTTGAAACTGGGTCCGGCCCTGAAGATTTACCGTCACGTGACCATGTTGCAAGTGAGGAGGGACGATCGAAGACTGTATTGGCTTTAA
- the LOC126746077 gene encoding UPF0692 protein CG33108: MSFTWAEPYPELHKICTLFDLQELQKPIRFSYRPLRPYLQNGPQCGLVALAMVMGEPTEQLVHTLLETALQSQFTYNGELFSVDYMYNLAKTHLKYNSVAIHTGQLDDYFIKEFLLKGGFMLVPYDTDKDNSPGIHGGHKAHWCVISGAVDTLDNGFFVIGRHGKAKNVAIWALEDLANSNQQLLEFSPDRKLQEIKYKLPEGGIGGPKGLNGRSVLIS; encoded by the coding sequence ATGAGTTTCACCTGGGCGGAACCCTATCCGGAACTCCACAAAATCTGCACCTTATTTGATCTACAGGAGCTCCAGAAGCCCATAAGGTTCAGCTACAGGCCTTTGAGACCTTACTTACAAAATGGACCCCAGTGCGGCCTAGTGGCCTTGGCAATGGTCATGGGGGAGCCCACCGAGCAGCTTGTGCACACTTTGTTAGAAACAGCTCTGCAATCTCAGTTCACATATAATGGGGAGCTGTTTAGTGTTGACTATATGTACAATTTGGCAAAAACACACCTAAAGTACAACTCGGTTGCAATCCATACTGGACAACTGGATGATTATTTCATAAAAGAGTTTTTACTGAAAGGGGGTTTTATGCTGGTACCTTATGATACCGATAAAGACAACTCACCGGGGATTCACGGAGGGCACAAGGCTCATTGGTGTGTCATCTCTGGGGCAGTGGATACACTCGATAATGGATTTTTTGTTATTGGCAGACATGGAAAGGCTAAGAATGTTGCCATATGGGCTTTAGAGGATCTGGCCAATAGCAATCAGCAACTCTTGGAGTTTTCACCCGACAGGAAGCTGCAGGAGATCAAGTATAAGTTGCCTGAAGGGGGCATTGGGGGCCCCAAGGGGCTTAATGGAAGAAGTGTTTTGATTTCATGA
- the LOC126746076 gene encoding peroxisomal targeting signal 2 receptor, whose protein sequence is MSSFSTFPNHGYDIKFSPFQADILTVATSENFGFSGAGALLVLKVDPAGGSQLLTEKKWRSNLFCATWCTSDRILTGSVDGSVQIWSLNDPECSESFIAHQGEISSVECVRNAVLTASWDQTLKLYDLTTKTCVNQFRGHQDIIYRAKLCDNGIISVSADKTLKLWSSRAPHCLASIQVHDSEVLCCDWNQNDPNLIATSGSDSLIRVWDLRHLRQPAFQLKGGNQAVKNVKFSPHFLYILGSSSFDGSTSVWDIRRGAPLEVFRKHSGFVYGLDWSEFELGLLCDCAWDSFVQVFWSNAVKTLRNKI, encoded by the coding sequence ATGTCTTCATTTTCCACCTTTCCCAATCACGGATACGACATAAAATTCTCCCCATTTCAGGCCGATATCCTAACTGTTGCGACTAGTGAAAATTTCGGATTTTCCGGTGCTGGAGCCCTATTGGTCCTAAAAGTGGACCCAGCCGGTGGCAGTCAACTTTTAACAGAGAAAAAGTGGCGTAGCAACTTATTTTGCGCCACCTGGTGCACTTCGGATCGAATCTTAACCGGTTCCGTCGACGGTTCGGTGCAAATTTGGTCCTTAAATGATCCCGAATGTTCGGAAAGTTTTATTGCTCACCAAGGGGAAATATCGAGTGTAGAGTGTGTGAGAAACGCAGTCTTAACCGCTAGCTGGGACCAAACTCTAAAACTTTATGACTTGACCACAAAAACTTGTGTAAATCAGTTCCGAGGACATCAAGATATCATTTATAGAGCCAAATTGTGCGATAATGGTATCATCTCGGTTTCAGCTGATAAAACATTGAAACTATGGAGCTCTAGGGCTCCACACTGTCTTGCTTCAATACAAGTGCATGATTCCGAAGTGCTGTGTTGCGACTGGAACCAGAATGATCCCAATTTAATAGCAACTAGTGGCAGCGATAGTCTGATACGAGTGTGGGACCTAAGACACCTTAGGCAACCAGCGTTTCAACTCAAAGGGGGTAATCAGGCAGTAAAAAATGTGAAGTTTTCTCCCCATTTTTTGTATATCTTGGGGTCGAGCTCCTTTGATGGCAGCACCAGCGTTTGGGACATCAGACGTGGGGCTCCTTTAGAAGTGTTCCGGAAACATTCAGGGTTTGTTTATGGGTTGGACTGGAGTGAATTCGAGTTAGGGTTGTTATGTGATTGTGCATGGGATTCTTTTGTGCAAGTCTTTTGGTCTAATGCAGTTAAAAcgcttagaaataaaatttaa
- the LOC126746072 gene encoding uncharacterized protein LOC126746072 produces MSKPKRVRVREKSKTCQYEKDRRNRINEHFNKLWEILPVYDASKPLSKIEILTEAVNTIKDLTEKVEKLLLKPCEGKSADVPNDVLKKLQDRVKKLLLRNEQLAGLLKNAGIKVPAECGAVKKVKKAPKYANNISPEQAKEFQKELEKENQGKRKKAPKTPKKRPNQKGKSAKTTFLPPQNCLVLVSQPSINNSCILLANPAAARGNQTVLTNSLLVKTPIASTSVKPSIFPTLLVANGPVMPLIPTPKPFIVVSTTSSKTPIKNSKKTLRPLKKKPITLTTHMNKVPIPALSSVYSCVKSKKVKVSDKKKSDKNNSAKVVEEKHETTRRDVTKNKEVVEEPVKEPSNVVTTEAKEVNFEEQYSSTCLKQAPKSSFELDMNLPATELSNDIFASLQGCHNPESTSPTAAFLLAFPLVSSGVKVTDVIGEENTESHPETPNLLQIGTMDGLTKPTQSYVDNLTPNLLNFDSFSFFKDYNNVKVNSSKYDLPKAPLSQEFYKPPETNFQKTTNQFVSNMYYPPVYTSATSNSYSANYMDNSKSYSDCLQKEKSKKSSTSTQIKPVNWMTTPSTTTYKPDYFIPPYTKETNFNQNSSYFNSSYSEVPLPNYNLYQQRPEEREERDQFSWTNTYVPATLPTLVGDLALNNPPYIEKNVTCKRKSCDNNSSEGPNPSTFLSVSQLVDKYQENAPKVAPARRNPTKAKKGKSSTPEKSNYNISVASNLFDKKQVKNLASSYSAEALIGNQENHNKRSNFQNNNMMPYYPPPPPPPHIEEGTNYFQTSNFMPNSTSYIQQTNNLYPDPVLSTNSDNLLFQKPAKKMKKLRDPAMLPSFDLHFLSTPAAVNSPILPDDFHTGYLPPTTLYSCKNPLYPKREEATGGPTGGTSLTNFNLSTIFPEINKGSSDLNLFPQNSKKNYPQPPSGSKTFSVASQLQVPYSNKPIF; encoded by the exons ATGAGCAAACCTAAGAGGGTAAGGGTTCGGGAGAAAAG CAAAACCTGCCAATATGAAAAGGACAGAAGAAACCGGATAAACGAGCATTTCAATAAACTGTGGGAAATCCTACCGGTGTATGATGCCTCCAAACCCTTATCCAAGATAGAAATATTAACGGAAGCAGTAAATACTATCAAGGATTTAACTGAAAAAGTGGAAAAACTGCTTCTGAAACCGTGCGAAGGGAAATCGGCGGATGTCCCCAATGACGTCCTAAAAAAGCTCCAAGAcagagtaaaaaaattattattgaggAATGAACAGTTGGCGGGTTTATTGAAAAATGCCGGAATCAAAGTGCCCGCGGAGTGTGGGGCCGTTAAGAAGGTCAAAAAGGCGCCTAAGTACGCGAACAACATTTCACCGGAGCAAGCAAAAGAGTTTCAAAAGGAACTGGAGA aagagaATCAAGGAAAACGCAAGAAAGCCCCAAAAACCCCCAAAAAGAGACCGAATCAGAAGGGTAAAAGTGCAAAAACAACCTTTTTACCTCCGCAGAATTGTTTGGTGTTAGTGTCGCAACCAAGCATAAATAACTCATGCATTTTATTAGCAAATCCTGCAGCAGCTAGAGGAAATCAAACAG TTTTAACAAACTCTTTACTGGTGAAAACCCCCATAGCCTCCACCTCCGTTAAACCCTCCATATTTCCCACATTACTTGTGGCCAACGGCCCTGTAATGCCCCTAATACCCACTCCCAAACCTTTTATAGTTGTTTCGACTACAAGCAGTAAAACCCCTATAAAGAATAGCAAAAAAACCTTgagaccattaaaaaaaaaaccaatcaCCCTTACCACACACATGAACAAAGTGCCTATACCTGCGTTATCTTCGGTGTACAGTTGTgtcaaaagtaaaaaagtgaAAGTGAGTGATAAGAAGAAAAGTGATAAAAACAACAGTGCAAAAGTGGTCGAAGAAAAACATGAAACTACTCGAAGagatgtaacaaaaaataaagaagtggtAGAGGAGCCAGTGAAGGAACCGAGCAACGTAGTGACAACAGAAGCAAAGGAAGTGAATTTTGAGGAGCAGTACTCCTCGACCTGCCTCAAGCAAGCCCCAAAAAGTTCCTTTGAACTCGACATGAATTTACCAGCGACAGAATTGTCCAATGACATCTTTGCTTCGCTGCAGGGCTGTCATAACCCGGAGTCCACGTCACCTACGGCCGCTTTTCTGTTGGCATTCCCATTGGTTTCCTCTGGAGTCAAGGTCACTGATGTCATAGGAGAAGAAAACACTGAGAGCCACCCGGAAACGCCCAATTTACTGCAAATTGGCACCATGGACGGCTTGACTAAACCTACGCAGAGTTACGTGGATAATCTGACCCCCAATTTGTTGAATTTCGatagtttttccttttttaaggATTATAATAATGTGAAAGTGAACTCTTCAAAGTATGATTTGCCTAAGGCCCCATTAAGTCAGGAGTTCTATAAGCCGCCCGAGACTAACTTTCAGAAAACCACCAATCAGTTTGTGTCAAACATGTACTACCCTCCGGTGTACACTAGCGCCACTAGTAACAGTTACAGTGCGAACTATATGGATAACAGTAAAAGCTACAGTGACTGTTTGCAAAAAGAGAAGTCAAAGAAGAGCTCTACTTCCACCCAAATTAAGCCTGTAAACTGGATGACCACGCCCAGCACCACAACTTATAAGCCGGATTACTTCATACCCCCTTACACCAAAGAGACAAACTTCAACCAAAACTCTTCTTACTTCAACTCGTCTTACAGTGAAGTACCTTTGCCCAACTACAATTTGTATCAGCAAAGGCCAGAGGAGCGGGAGGAGAGGGATCAGTTTTCTTGGACAAACACATATGTCCCGGCTACTTTGCCCACTTTGGTGGGCGACCTAGCCCTCAATAACCCCCCGTACATCGAGAAAAATGTCACTTGCAAGCGGAAAAGTTGCGACAATAACAGCTCTGAAGGGCCCAACCCCTCGACTTTCCTCTCCGTAAGCCAATTGGTCGATAAGTATCAAGAAAATGCCCCAAAGGTCGCCCCCGCGAGACGTAACCCCACTAAAGCGAAAAAGGGCAAAAGTTCCACTCCTGAAAAATCAAACTATAACATCTCGGTGGCCTCCAACTTATTCGATAAGAAACAAGTGAAGAACCTGGCGAGCAGTTACTCTGCGGAGGCTCTCATTGGCAACCAAGAGAATCATAACAAACGTTCAAATTTTCAGAACAATAATATGATGCCCTATTACCCTCcacctcctcctcctcctcatATAGAGGAGGGAACTAACTACTTTCAGACAAGCAACTTCATGCCAAACTCCACATCTTACATACAACAGACCAACAACTTGTATCCGGACCCAGTGCTGTCCACTAATTCagacaatttattatttcaaaaacccgcgaagaagatgaagaaactTCGTGATCCTGCGATGCTTCCCTCGTTCGATTTGCATTTTCTTTCTACCCCTGCTGCGGTTAACTCTCCAATTTTACCCGACGATTTCCATACCGGTTACCTGCCTCCCACCACTTTGTACTCCTGTAAGAATCCCTTGTATCCCAAGAGGGAGGAGGCTACCGGGGGGCCTACTGGCGGCACCTCCTTGACTAATTTCAATTTGAGCACCATTTTTCCGGAAATTAACAAG gGGTCCTCAGACTTGAACTTGTTCCCACAGAACAGTAAGAAAAATTACCCTCAACCCCCTTCGGGATCTAAGACGTTTTCTGTGGCCTCTCAACTTCAG gtTCCCTACAGTAACAaaccaattttttga
- the LOC126746075 gene encoding 3-oxoacyl-[acyl-carrier-protein] synthase, mitochondrial: MQRRRVVVTGIGVLCPLGSTLKESWKNLIESRCGITKLTGPEYETLPCKVAAFVKENGQKFDLSKHFTKSQLKSMAPATAYALLAANEALTDSNLLELSDEVKFKTGVAIGMGMVDLQDVCSTYEALKKGYHHVSPFFVPRILPNLAGGQISIKYGFKGPNHSVSTACATGAHAIGDSFRFIRDGCADIMVCGGTEACISPLSIAAFCRLRALCTNFNEDPTKSSRPFDKQRDGFVMGEGTAILVLQELDSALKHNSKIYAEVLGYGLSGDASHLTAPSPDGLGAFLAMERAVKDAQLDVSEVSYVNAHATSTPMGDAIEVKAIKKLFDNKTEGVAVSSTKGAHGHLLGAAGNLEAAFTVKAIEEGVLPPTLNLEESEDAGINFVPVRSQRWEARKRRRRIALKNAFGFGGTNASLCFAEYK, from the coding sequence atgcaACGCAGAAGAGTGGTAGTGACTGGGATCGGGGTCTTATGCCCCCTGGGCAGTACCCTAAAAGAATCCTGGAAAAACTTAATTGAGAGCCGCTGCGGAATCACCAAACTGACCGGACCAGAATACGAGACTCTACCCTGTAAAGTTGCGGCGTTTGTAAAAGAAAACGGCCAAAAGTTCGATCTCTCTAAGCATTTCACCAAGAGTCAATTAAAATCTATGGCCCCGGCCACCGCTTACGCCCTTCTGGCCGCCAACGAAGCCCTGACCGACTCGAACCTACTCGAATTAAGTGACGAAGTGAAATTTAAAACAGGGGTGGCCATCGGTATGGGCATGGTGGACTTGCAAGACGTCTGCTCCACGTACGAAGCCTTAAAGAAGGGCTATCACCACGTCAGCCCCTTTTTCGTCCCGAGAATCTTACCTAACCTAGCCGGTGGTCAAATAAGCATAAAATACGGCTTTAAGGGCCCAAACCATTCAGTTTCCACTGCTTGCGCCACTGGAGCTCACGCCATCGGGGACTCCTTCAGGTTCATCCGGGACGGATGTGCGGATATTATGGTTTGCGGTGGCACCGAGGCCTGCATATCCCCACTATCGATAGCAGCCTTTTGTCGACTAAGGGCTCTATGTACAAACTTCAACGAGGACCCCACAAAATCATCCAGACCCTTTGACAAGCAACGGGATGGTTTCGTAATGGGCGAGGGCACAGCCATTCTGGTCCTACAGGAGTTGGACAGTGCCCTAAAGCACAACAGTAAAATCTATGCAGAGGTTTTAGGTTATGGTTTGTCGGGGGATGCCTCACACTTAACCGCCCCCAGTCCGGATGGCCTAGGAGCCTTCTTGGCCATGGAGAGGGCAGTTAAGGATGCTCAGCTTGACGTATCCGAGGTGAGTTACGTGAACGCCCATGCTACCTCGACCCCCATGGGAGACGCCATAGAAGTGAAAGCGATCAAGAAGTTGTTCGATAATAAAACGGAAGGGGTGGCGGTGTCTTCGACGAAAGGGGCGCACGGGCATTTGTTGGGGGCGGCGGGGAACTTGGAGGCGGCGTTTACCGTTAAGGCGATAGAGGAGGGCGTTTTGCCGCCCACCTTGAACTTGGAGGAGAGTGAGGATGCGGGGATTAATTTTGTGCCTGTGAGGAGTCAGAGGTGGGAGGCGAGGAAGAGAAGGAGGAGGATCGCGTTGAAGAACGCTTTTGGGTTCGGGGGTACTAATGCCAGTTTGTGTTTTGCTGAATATAAGTGA